The following coding sequences are from one Ornithodoros turicata isolate Travis chromosome 1, ASM3712646v1, whole genome shotgun sequence window:
- the LOC135378464 gene encoding zinc finger protein 664-like, translated as MEVSPNLSNQLLRLKSETLDAACLLGQGQTQEQHCSGTSLGDEGATTGMCHIKEEPPDDSSDEHSTIEVKTEPYNTAILVQWDQMGHSHHSTSEDATASTRILHGKGEPTDTCDPALSASLKHPVETEDQVREKGHECDLSPATFSRHVRAKNHMQKQTDKILYKCDLCPAEFIGSTYLQCHRKTHRPRSCDLCPAQFTQSTHLQRRKKIHTCVRPHKCNLCPSEFTRLHHLKDHIRIHTGEKPYKCDLCPAEFIQLMHLQCHKRTHTGEKPYKCDLCPAEFSHSTHLRCHKRIHTGERPYKCELCPAEFTRSTYLQRHKKAHLVEKKYKCDCCPSKFSHRTSLCRHKKTHMGKKPYKCDICFSEFTQFHHLKDHIQFHTGEKPLMQV; from the exons ATGGAGGTGTCCCCAAACCTCAGCAATCAGCTCTTGAGATTAAAATCAGAAACTCTCGATGCTGCATGCCTACTAGGACAGGGCCAAACGCAGGAACAACACTGCAGCGGGACTTCATTAGGAGATGAGG GGGCGACAACTGGGATGTGCCACATTAAAGAAGAACCTCCAGACGACTCTTCAGATGAACATTCGAccatagaagtgaaaacagagcCTTACAACACTGCAATTTTGGTGCAGTGGGACCAAATGGGACACAGCCATCACTCAACATCGGAAG ACGCAACAGCAAGCACTCGCATTCTGCATGGTAAGGGTGAGCCTACAGACACCTGTGATCCAGCATTGTCAGCTAGCCTGAAGCATCCTGTCGAGACGGAAGATCAGGTGAGAGAGAAGGGGCACGAGTGCGACCTCAGTCCAGCTACATTCTCCCGGCACGTGAGGGCCAAGAACCACATGCAGAAGCAAACTGACAAGATActgtacaagtgcgatctctgccctgcagagttcattgGGAGCACGTACCTGCAGTGTCACAGGAAGACGCACAGGCCGAGAAgctgtgatctctgtcctgcacagTTCACCCAGAGCACACACCTGCAGCGCCGCAAGAAGATACACACATGTGTGAGGCCCcacaagtgcaatctctgtccCTCTGAGTTCACCCGGCTGCACCACCTGAAGGATCACATACGGATTCACACTGGtgagaaaccatacaagtgcgatctctgtcctgcagagttcatccAGCTCATGCACCTGCAatgtcacaagcggacacacacgggcgagaagccatacaagtgcgatctctgtcctgcagagttcagccacagcACTCATCTGCGGTGTCACAAGCGGATACACACTGGAgagaggccatacaagtgtgaactctgtcctgcagagttcacccGCAGCACATACCTGCAGCGTCACAAGAAGGCACACTTGGTCGAGAAGAAGTACAAGTGTGATTGCTGTCCTTCAAAGTTCAGCCATAGGACGAGCCTGTGCcgtcacaagaagacacacatgggcaagaagccatacaagtgtgatatcTGTTTCTCTGAATTCACCCAGTTCCACCACCTGAAGGATCACATACAGTTTCATACTGGTGAGAAGCCATTGAtgcaagtgtga